The following is a genomic window from Bacteroidia bacterium.
CGAGCTCGGTAATCGGCGGAAGATCGATCGTGAACTCGCGCGTGTCCGAGAGGGGCGAGCGACCGAGCGTGCTGACGAGACCTTCCCTGATGCGCAAGGTCACACGCTGCATTTTATCCTTCTGCTTCACGTCACCGATGGAGACGGCGATCACTTCGGACGCCTGCTCGGAGATGACGGTGGCATTGTTCACCGGTTCCCCGTCGCGCAGCACCTCGAGATGCGCACGGAGCCTGGCCGGCTCGACAGGATAGGTGAAATGGAGATTGGCCTGCATGCTCACGGTGTAGTATTGCCGCGGGATATGCGTCCAGAACAGATCCGCCTTGGTCACATCGAAGTCGGGAGTCCGGAACACCTTCTCTTCGAAATCACCGGACAGTTCCTTTGCGAAGAGTACGTTGTCCGTTACCTTCGCGGAGTATTCCTGCATCGGCTGCAGCGGCGCCTCCGGAGAGAAAATCAGCTTGCGCGACGACATCCACTTGAAGCGCCCCGGGATGGCCGGTTCGAACTGCACAAAATCATCGTCCAGCCACATCTGTTGCTTATCCGGCGGTGCGAGATCGTGTGAAAATTCGATCTCGATGGTGGTCAGCAGTGCGGCTTCCCCTTCGGGAGTGAAAGAAACGATCTCGACGGTGTTCGAATCGCAGCCGAATAGCAGGACCGCGAACAGACTGAGCGCACATGCGAAGCGAAGCTGCTTCATGGTTCATCTCCGGGGTGGGTGTGCGGATGGAATTCTCTCCGAGGAAAATACGGATTTTCCGTGAGACGCCCAGTTCCCGAAGCGCGTGTTGCGGAAGGACACCCTTGCCCGAAGGGAGAACCCCGCCGCACCGGTAATCCCCCGCAAGCGCTGAACGAGGTCACTGCTGAAGGAAGCGAAATGCACACAGTAGAAAGCCGCACAGTGTGCTGTGGCTGTGCAGGCGGATGCTCACTCGATTTTTCGCGTTTTTGCCTTGTTCGTGAAACTCTTTCTCCCCATCATAGTGTTTTGTTTTTTGTTCCCGTTCCACACAATTGGCCGGATCACTATGGAAGAAGTCATCGAACACGTGTCCTTCAACGGAATCGCTCCGGACGATCTGGAGGAATTTCACAGGCAGCAGGACAAGATCCTCGCCGCGGTGCTCGAGCGGCTGGCACGTTCTCAGGAGGCCGCCGCGGTATTCAAGGACGGTGAGCGTTTGCGCATTGCTCGCGAGAGCGCGCTTATATTTCTGGAAAACTTCCACGCCACTGCGCGCTATCGCATCCCGGCAGCGATACTGGAGTATCTGGACTGGTTGCGGGGATTTTTGCTCAGCAGAGGCTTCCCTCCCGCATTCCTGCCGTCCTTGCTGCATGCCTCCAAAATCGCCGCACATGCATTCATGGAGCATCACAACAGCGACGGCATTGCATCCGCACTCACCGCTCTGCAACACCGTGAGCAATCCCGCATCATAGGAGTACAAGCGTAATGAAAGACGAGCAACTCTCACTCTTCCTCGACTGCCTGCTTGCGGGTGATCGCCGGCGATGTTTCGCACTCGTCCAGGAATGGGAACAGCAGCACCTCCCCGATACGCAATTGTACAACGACATCATCATTCCCGCACTCAACAGTATCGGCAGCAACTGGGAGAACAACACCGACACCATCGTTACCGAGCATGTCGCTACGCAAATCGTCAAGCAGATCCTGGCGTACAAGGCCTTTGCCACCACGAACACGAAGAAGAACGGGAAGACAGCCATGATCGGCTGCGTACCGAACGAGCATCATGATGTGGCCTCCACCATGCTTGCGAATATGCTGGAGCGCGAAGGCTGGCGCGTGCTCAATTATGGAGCCTCTATTCCCAGATATGACCTTATTCAGGGGATAAATGCAGCCAAGCCGGATCTGCTCTGCCTCACCATGAAGTCCATCACCAGTCTCCCGGAGACCGAAGAATTGCTTCGCGACATACGCAAGGTGCTCCCCTCCCTCCCCATCATGCTGGGCGGCATTGCCATGCCCGGCGTGCGCGCCGTCCTCGCACCCTACGTCACCATGTTCGCCGGCTCATTGACGGAGGGCCTTGAACAGGCAAAAACACTAGGGAACTGACGACTGACGATTTACGACGTACGATTTACGATTTTCGATTTGGCGGATTAAGCTTACTCCGTGCGGTCAATCGGACGCTCGGAAAAAGTCGACGACTCGTCATGGCAGGGAAAAAAATGTGAGATGTACGACCTACGATTTACGACTTACGATATACGACTTACGATTTTCGATGTACGACGTGCGATGTGAGCAGTTTCCGACGGAACGATGTGGGGATCTGCATCTCGCAGTATGTATATCATACCGCCGGATCGTTTAACATTTAACCTTTAACGATTAACGATCCCCGAATTTCGCCTACGTATGGAAGAAGCGAAACGGGACATGATACACGAGGGCGGGGATGACGGAAAGAAGCATGGTCCAGAGGCACTCCTTCCATTTCATCTCGCCACGATGTCTCATCACGCTCACCAGTACCCAGGACATGCTTAACGAGTAAGGTACTATCGCCATGTTCAGCGTGGCATCCAGCGGCGGTCCCTGCACGAGAAAGTATGCGAGCAGCATCCCGGCGAAGCTCCCGAAAAACGCTGACATCGTTAAACACGTAGCATAAATCATCCGCTCGAAGTTCACGAAGGATGAGAGATCCTTGTCCGCAGCATCCATATAACCTCCTGAAATGGCATCGATGATTGTCCTGCCTTTTAATGACAAGGAGCATTGAACGCCGGACGCGCATGTCGTCTCCGCATGCCTGTCGTGCATGGCGAAGCGTCTGCCTCAACATGCCAGGGGATTCGGGAGCGTCTTCTGATCCAACACCAGTCGCACCCGATTTTCAATGCTCCTTGCTTGTTTATCGTCTATGGTCTATGACCGCGGGTAGGCACCGAGAGATCAACCGAGACGCGCGATGATGGCGTCGGTCATCTGTTGTGTGGTGGCCGCACCTTTGCTGAAGACGTCCGGGCCGCCCGCAAGCTTGAGCATATCATAGGTGCGAACCTTGCCATCGGAAATCACCCCGGCTACGGCGGATCTGATACGCGCCGCCTTGTCCGTCTCTCCGATGTGATCCAGCATCATGCAGGCGCTGAGCACCATGGCGATGGGATTGACGATGGAGGGATCGAGTTTTTCGTACTTGGGCGCGGAGCCGTGCGTGGGTTCGAACACCGCCACTTCGCGGCCGATGTTTGCGCTGCACGCAAAGCCGAGCCCGCCCACCAGACCGGCGAAACCGTCGGATACAATGTCGCCGAACATATTCCCGGCCACGATGACGCCGTAGTCTTCGGGATTCTTTGTCAGCCACATCATCTGCGCGTCAATGTTGGTGGACCACAGTTGAATGTCCGGGTACTGCTTCGCGATGATGGCGGCTTCGTTTTCCATCATGCCCGAGGTTTCGCGTATGACATTGGGCTTTTCGCAAATGGTGACGGATTTGTAGCCATAGGTTTTCGCGTACTCGAACGCGGCGGTGACGATGCGTCGGCAGGCGTTGCGCGTGAAAATGCGCGTAGAGACGGCGAGGTCCTCTCCGGGCACGTCCGCGAAGGCCTTGAAGCGCGGGTGGGTGTTGAGCGCGTCCCACACCTGCTGCGGCGGATCGGTCCACTCCACGCCGGCGTAAAGCCCTTCGGTGTTCTGCCGAAATATCACGACGTCCACGTCCGGTTCTTCGAAACCACCATCCGCCGCCTTGCGGATGAAGTTGAGGGGGTTGTTCGGGAAGGCCTTGCAGGGACGGATACAGATATCGAGATCGAAGTGTTGGCGCATGGTGACGATCGGGCTGTAGTACACGAAACCCTTGTCCCGGAGCTCCGGCGCGAGTTCCGCGGCGGCCTTGTTCTTGGGCTTGGAGGTGATGGCGCCGAAGAGACCGACCTTATGTTCCTCGAGCAGATCAATCGTGCGCTGAGGCAGCGGATTGCCTTCGCTGCACCAGAAATCCCATCCGATATCGCCGTTGACATACTCGGCGTCGAAGCCGACGGCGTCGAGCACGCGAATGGTTTCCGGAAGCACAACCTTACCGATTCCGTCACCGGGCATTGCGACAATGGTGCGTTTCATACAGAGGTCCTTGCAGAGTGAGCGTAGTTGGTCTGAAACTCCTTTCGGAGTGTCCTGCAAGATACGAAGCAGCGAGGGAAGAGCATAGAAAGCGCAAGGCGGGAAATCACTCCCGCCTGCGTCGTCCGCACTTGCGGATACCCGGATTCGTCACGGAACGTTCGCTCTGGGTCATCACGAAGTTTTTTGCGACCATCCCCGCGACACCGGTCCGGCGTTCCCCGATTACATGATGATGAACGCACTGTGCGACACGCACACCCTGGCACGACGGATACGAGGTTGAGCAGTCAGGAAGTCGCGTGCGCCGGTTCCGCGTGCTGTATCGCCGAAGCCGTGCGGCAGCCGACAATGGCGGGCGCTTCGTGTATGAGGGTGTCGTCCTCCAGCGCGTGCACCATGAACAGCGCGAAGTCGATGCGGCGCGTGCGATTGCTGGCGAGCACGGGATCGCCGACATGCCGGCTCCACACCGGAAGACCTTCGCTGCCGCCCTCCTCGAGATCGCTGCCGCGCACGACGGTCCAGCGCCTGTCGCTCGCGAAGATGCGACGGCACGCTTCCACCTGATCGTCTATTTCGGCGAAGCGGAGGACACGCGCAAGCATGGTGAAGAATTTCAGAAACGCTTTGAAGGAGCCCGAATAGCGGTCTTTCCCGTCCCGGGTGATATGCCAGCCGCAGGAGAATACGAGTCGTGCATCCTTTTCAGCGTAATCCAGCACCGCCTGTGCGGTGCCGGACGAGTACTGCCGCACGCCCCAGGGCACGAGCACGGTGAGCACCCCGTCACAACCCGCTACCGCGCGACGGATGACCTCGCGGTCGTCGGTCGCTCCCGGGATGATCTGCATTCTGTCGCTGAACTCCGCGAGCTTCGGCACGCTCTTCGCCCGGCATACGCCGACCACCTCGTAGCCGCGTTCGAGCGCGTGGCGTACCATGTATTTCCCCAGTTTCCCTGAAGCTCCGACGATGCAAATACGTTTTCCGTTCATCATATCTCCTTGTGTTTCATGCGCGGCATCCTTGTCGTCTCATCAATGGGAAACACGAACGCCATGTGGTTGTACTCTCGGTGTACGGACAAAGGGCAATCTTGTTTCCCTGATTCCTGCGGTGTTGCATCCGCATAGAAGATTATTCAGTTTGAATGTTTCCTCCCGGCAGCGATTTCAACAAAGGGTAACGGTTTCTCCGGAAACGCGCGATCCCTGACGCGACACCGTACGGGGTG
Proteins encoded in this region:
- a CDS encoding isocitrate/isopropylmalate family dehydrogenase, whose amino-acid sequence is MKRTIVAMPGDGIGKVVLPETIRVLDAVGFDAEYVNGDIGWDFWCSEGNPLPQRTIDLLEEHKVGLFGAITSKPKNKAAAELAPELRDKGFVYYSPIVTMRQHFDLDICIRPCKAFPNNPLNFIRKAADGGFEEPDVDVVIFRQNTEGLYAGVEWTDPPQQVWDALNTHPRFKAFADVPGEDLAVSTRIFTRNACRRIVTAAFEYAKTYGYKSVTICEKPNVIRETSGMMENEAAIIAKQYPDIQLWSTNIDAQMMWLTKNPEDYGVIVAGNMFGDIVSDGFAGLVGGLGFACSANIGREVAVFEPTHGSAPKYEKLDPSIVNPIAMVLSACMMLDHIGETDKAARIRSAVAGVISDGKVRTYDMLKLAGGPDVFSKGAATTQQMTDAIIARLG
- a CDS encoding NAD(P)H-binding protein, coding for MMNGKRICIVGASGKLGKYMVRHALERGYEVVGVCRAKSVPKLAEFSDRMQIIPGATDDREVIRRAVAGCDGVLTVLVPWGVRQYSSGTAQAVLDYAEKDARLVFSCGWHITRDGKDRYSGSFKAFLKFFTMLARVLRFAEIDDQVEACRRIFASDRRWTVVRGSDLEEGGSEGLPVWSRHVGDPVLASNRTRRIDFALFMVHALEDDTLIHEAPAIVGCRTASAIQHAEPAHATS
- a CDS encoding cobalamin-dependent protein (Presence of a B(12) (cobalamin)-binding domain implies dependence on cobalamin itself, in one of its several forms, or in some unusual lineages, dependence on a cobalamin-like analog.), translating into MKDEQLSLFLDCLLAGDRRRCFALVQEWEQQHLPDTQLYNDIIIPALNSIGSNWENNTDTIVTEHVATQIVKQILAYKAFATTNTKKNGKTAMIGCVPNEHHDVASTMLANMLEREGWRVLNYGASIPRYDLIQGINAAKPDLLCLTMKSITSLPETEELLRDIRKVLPSLPIMLGGIAMPGVRAVLAPYVTMFAGSLTEGLEQAKTLGN